The Camelina sativa cultivar DH55 chromosome 14, Cs, whole genome shotgun sequence genome includes a window with the following:
- the LOC104739404 gene encoding UDP-D-apiose/UDP-D-xylose synthase 2 translates to MANGAGRLDLDGRPIKPITICMIGAGGFIGSHLCEKLMTETPHNVLALDVYNDKIKHLLEPDTVQWAGRIQFHRINIKHDSRLEGLIKMADLTINLAAICTPADYNTRPLDTIYSNFIDALPVVKYCSENNKRLIHFSTCEVYGKTIGSFLPKDHPLRQDPEFYVLREDVSPCIFGSIEKQRWSYACAKQLIERLVYAEGAENGLEFTIVRPFNWIGPRMDFIPGIDGPSEGVPRVLACFSNNLLRREPLKLVDGGESQRTFIYIKDAIEAVLLMIENPERANGHIFNVGNPDNEVTVRQLAEMMTEVYAKVSGETAIESPTIDVSSKEFYGEGYDDSDKRIPDMTIINRQLGWNPKTSLWDLLESTLTYQHTTYAEAIKKATSKPVAS, encoded by the exons atggcgAACGGAGCAGGTAGATTGGATCTGGACGGTAGGCCGATTAAGCCGATTACGATATGCATGATCGGCGCTGGAGGTTTCATCGGCTCTCATCTCTGCGAGAAGCTTATGACGGAGACTCCTCACAACGTGCTTGCGCTTGATGTTTACAATGATAAGATCAAACACTTGCTTGAGCCTGATACCGTTCAATGGGCTGGCCGGATCCAGTTTCATCGTATCAACATTAAGCATGATTCTAGACTCGAAGGACTCATCAAGATGGCAGATCTg ACGATTAATCTGGCTGCGATCTGTACTCCAGCTGATTACAATACCCGTCCTCTTGACACTATCTACAGCAATTTCATCGATGCTCTCCCGGTG GTTAAGTACTGCTCAGAGAACAACAAGCGTCTGATTCACTTTTCCACTTGTGAAGTTTATGGAAAAACTATAGGAAGCTTTCTTCCCAAGGATCATCCTCTTCGTCAG GATCCTGAATTTTATGTACTCAGAGAAGATGTATCCCCTTGCATATTTGGTTCTATTGAGAAGCAGAGGTGGTCATATGCTTGTGCAAAGCAGTTGATTGAGAGACTTGTCTACG CTGAGGGTGCTGAGAACGGACTCGAGTTCACCATTGTAAGACCGTTTAACTGGATTGGACCTAGGATGGATTTCATCCCCGGCATTGATGGTCCTAGCGAGGGTGTCCCTCGGGTCCTAGCGTGCTTCAGTAAC AATCTTCTACGAAGGGAGCCTCTCAAGCTTGTGGATGGTGGAGAATCACAGAGAACCTTCATCTACATCAAAGATGCTATTGAAGCTGTCCTTTTAATGATT GAAAACCCAGAGAGAGCCAATGGGCATATCTTCAATGTAGGCAACCCAGACAATGAAGTGACAGTAAGACAACTTGCTGAAATGATGACTGAG GTCTACGCAAAAGTGAGTGGAGAAACAGCTATCGAGAGTCCAACGATAGACGTGAGCTCCAAAGAATTTTATGGAGAAGGTTATGACGACAGTGACAAGAGGATCCCAGACATGACTATCATCAACCGTCAACTTG GATGGAACCCGAAGACGTCACTTTGGGACTTACTTGAGTCAACCTTAACTTACCAGCACACAACCTATGCAGAAGCCATTAAGAAGGCCACTTCAAAACCAGTCGCATCTTAG